In Chloroflexota bacterium, the sequence GGCGGACTGGGGATTGCTTTCATCGCAAGGTAGGTTGCTCTGGACATCCATGACGGGCTGTTCCGTAGATTCCCCGAGGAGCCTTGCCTGCTCAATGTATTCCAGCGATTGATGCCGGAAGTAGGTATTGTACAGTTCCGCATAGTGGCCACCTGCGGCCAACAATGACACGTGGTTGCCTTCTTCGATGATCTGGCCATCGCGCAGCACGATGATGCGATCTGCGTGGCGCACAGTGGAGAGACGATGGGCAATTACGATAGCCGTCCGATCACGCATCACTTCCTTCAATCCTTCCTGAATCTGTGCCTCGGTGAATGGATCCACGCTCGCTGTGGCTTCATCGAGGATGAGTATGGCTGGATCCTTGAGCAGCACGCGGGCCAGGGCGACCAGTTGCCGTTGCCCCATAGATAGGTTAGCGCCTCGCTCACCGACATCCGTATCCAGACCAGAGGTTAGGTCGTTGATCCACTCCCCGTTGCCGATGCGCATAGCGGCTTCTTGTACCTCTTCGTCGCTTGCTTCTGGGCAGCCATAGCGGATATTGTCGCGCACTGTGCCGGAGAAGAGGAAGGGCTCCTGTGGCACCAGCCCAATGTGACGGCGGTACTGGCTGAGGTCCAGTCGGCGGATATCTCGTCCATCAATGAGCAGATCTCCTCCTTGAAACTCGTAAAAACGCGCGACCAAGCGTGCCAGGCTCGATTTGCCTGCACCCGTGTGTCCCACAAACGCCACGGTTTCTTTGGGCTGAATGAGCAGCGAGAGATCTGGTAGCACAAGATCATCGCGGTGATAGGCAAAGCGCAAGTGCCGAAATTCTATCCGACCTTCCAACTCTGGCACTGGCTCGGCGGCTTCCTGCACCACGTTCGGTTCCGCATCAATCAAGGCGAAAACTCGCTCTGCTGCGGATAGCCCATCCTGGAACTGGCTCCAAAAGGAGGAGATGTTCATGATGGGCCACCAGAAGAAACCTATAGTTTGCATGAAAAGCACCCAATTGCCGGGGCTGACGGCACCTGCGCGGGCGGCCAATCCCCCTGCGTAAACCAATATGGCTGTGCCAATCCCTGACGCGATGCCCATAATGGGAAAGATAGTGTTGAGGGTCAAGCCACGCCGCAGTCCAACCTGGAAAGCCTGTCGGTTCTTGGCTGAGAAGGCGTCGTACATTGCTTGCTCCTGCCGGAAGCTTTTGGCAATCATGATGCCACTGATGCTTTCTTGGATTTCGGCGTTGATCTTGGCCGTGACTTGTTTTGCGTGTAGGGTCACGCGCCGTGCCACACGACGGAAACTGAGAGCGATGGCAGCAGCAACGGGCGTCATGAGCAATAACAGGAGAGTCAGTCTTGGCTCAATCCGCAGCAACCAGATGGATAACAGTACAACCAGCAATACCTGGCTGAGCAGGTCTATGCTCAAGGTGACCACGGTAGAAAAATCCTGCGTATCCGACGTGATACGACTGACGATCTTGCCTGATGAATGCTCATCGAAGAAGGAGAGGTCATGCCTGACCGTGGCATTGAACACATCCTCGCGCAATTTGAGCACCACATCCCCCACGACGCGCGCGGAAAACCACTGGCGGATGTAGTTGAACACCCAAGCCGATAATCCTAGCAGCAACACGCCTCCAGCAAGGAGCCAGATGACCTGCATGGAAGGACGCTTCATCAGACCGTCAATGGCACGTGAGATGAGGATTGGCCCGCCAGTTGTGGCCACAGAGTTCAACGTCAGCGTGATGGCCACCAATGTCATCTTGCGCGCATGGGGTCGAAAATAGCGAATGATGCGCTGGAGCAACTCTCGGTCGCTATAAGTGCGGTCGTAAGCCTCGGTGTCGAGTCCGTCTAAGATAAAACCCATCTCTTCTCCTGCTCAATCGTAACGCGCAAAAATGCGGCGGTATGTTTCGCAGCGTGCCATCAGCTCTTCGTGCGTGCCTTGATCTACCAATTCGCCGCGGCGCAAGACCAGAATATGATCGGCCCAGCGTATCTGGCTCAGTCGGTGGGTAATTAGGAATGTAGTCCGCTGGCGGCTGATGCGCCGCATAGCGCGTTGAATGAGATCCTCTGTAGCGCTATCAATCGCGCTAGTGCTATCATCCAGGATCAGAATGCGCGGGTTGGTGAGAAAGGCACGAGCAATTGCAATGCGTTGGCGTTGTCCACCAGAGAGATTCACGCCACGTTCACCCAGTTCGGTGTCGTAGCCATTGGGTAGATGGGTGATGAACTCATCTGCCTGTGCCTCGTGAACTGCTCGTTCAATTTCCTCTTGCGTGGCGTCGGCACGCCCAAAGGCAATGTTGTCGCGGATACTACGCGAGAA encodes:
- a CDS encoding ABC transporter ATP-binding protein, giving the protein MGFILDGLDTEAYDRTYSDRELLQRIIRYFRPHARKMTLVAITLTLNSVATTGGPILISRAIDGLMKRPSMQVIWLLAGGVLLLGLSAWVFNYIRQWFSARVVGDVVLKLREDVFNATVRHDLSFFDEHSSGKIVSRITSDTQDFSTVVTLSIDLLSQVLLVVLLSIWLLRIEPRLTLLLLLMTPVAAAIALSFRRVARRVTLHAKQVTAKINAEIQESISGIMIAKSFRQEQAMYDAFSAKNRQAFQVGLRRGLTLNTIFPIMGIASGIGTAILVYAGGLAARAGAVSPGNWVLFMQTIGFFWWPIMNISSFWSQFQDGLSAAERVFALIDAEPNVVQEAAEPVPELEGRIEFRHLRFAYHRDDLVLPDLSLLIQPKETVAFVGHTGAGKSSLARLVARFYEFQGGDLLIDGRDIRRLDLSQYRRHIGLVPQEPFLFSGTVRDNIRYGCPEASDEEVQEAAMRIGNGEWINDLTSGLDTDVGERGANLSMGQRQLVALARVLLKDPAILILDEATASVDPFTEAQIQEGLKEVMRDRTAIVIAHRLSTVRHADRIIVLRDGQIIEEGNHVSLLAAGGHYAELYNTYFRHQSLEYIEQARLLGESTEQPVMDVQSNLPCDESNPQSAPASVSADRTTDTTKPPISDV